The Siniperca chuatsi isolate FFG_IHB_CAS linkage group LG2, ASM2008510v1, whole genome shotgun sequence genome window below encodes:
- the acot8 gene encoding acyl-coenzyme A thioesterase 8 isoform X1 has product MEEATTSAERAEELVSKRKSSGSVVWIWFGFKVSDEQQHHVICRECNKQVTARGGSTTNLFHHLKQWHKLQYEESLKLRAAEATAASHRQPEKAPAPKQSSLQTSFSRSVPYEKKSVKWCTITKAVSYHIAKDMVPVATVEQVGFQKLLKTMDPRYELPSRNYFAREALPQMYTEIRQSLADRLANVTHFALTSDMWSSRTCEPYMSVTVHFIQDWEMKTACLQTSYFPQDHTGEHIAEALQDAIASWKLQEKYLVAITTDNGSNIVKAVELNEWLRMQCFGHRLHLAIGHGMNDKRFTRAISLCKRIVSCFSYSWKKRRHLAEVQIQLGLPSHQLITESATRWGSRQQMIERVLEQEGALAKVLSNDKKTRHLVPTWQDLEVLETVQKVLKPLQEFTDALSGEEYVTLSYVKPVLHLFNESLLACEEGDSELCKSIKTSIVEYLNSKYSDPATTDLLEMASFVDPRFRATYIPSEKVDALKHRAVLEVETLLADQSSCQPPCLCVPTVPEPADGEAAVSPKAKRLASFFKKRTATTTAPTKREAIENELSSYLQSASVESDTDPLKWWKDHEVFFPSLSHLAKKYLLVPATSSPSERVFSCSGNIVTCHRASLKPDAVDRLVFLAQNL; this is encoded by the exons atggaggaagcAACTACGTCTGCGGAGCGCGCGGAGGAATTGGttagtaaaagaaaaagcagtggCTCAGTAGTTTGGATATGGTTCGGATTCAAAGTATCAGATGAGCAACAACATCACGTTATTTGTAGGGAGTGCAATAAACAAGTTACAGCCAGGGGTGGAAGCACTACAAATCTTTTTCACCACCTAAAACAGTGGCACAAACTGCAGTACGAAGAGTCTTTGAAACTGCGCGCTGCAGAAGCCACAGCCGCAAGCCATCGACAACCTGAAAAAGCTCCAGCCCCAAAACAAAGCTCACTGCAAACTTCATTTTCCCGCAGTGTGCcttatgaaaagaaaagtgtcAAGTGGTGTACTATAACTAAAGCGGTGTCCTATCACATTGCTAAAGATATGGTCCCCGTTGCAACTGTGGAACAAGTCGGATTCCAAAAGCTACTGAAAACTATGGACCCGAGATATGAGCTTCCCAGTCGCAACTACTTTGCACGAGAAGCACTGCCACAAATGTACACTGAAATCAGACAGAGCCTTGCTGACCGGCTCGCTAACGTGACCCATTTTGCGTTGACCAGCGATATGTGGTCGAGCAGGACGTGTGAGCCTTACATGAGCGTGACAGTTCACTTCATTCAAGACTGGGAGATGAAAACAGCGTGTCTGCAAACAAGTTATTTCCCCCAGGATCACACCGGTGAGCATATAGCTGAGGCCCTGCAGGACGCAATTGCAAGCTGGAAACTCCAAGAAAAGTATCTGGTTGCTATAACAACCGACAACGGGAGCAACATCGTCAAAGCGGTTGAGCTGAACGAGTGGCTGAGGATGCAGTGCTTCGGTCACAGATTGCACTTGGCTATTG GACATGGCATGAATGACAAGCGTTTCACCCGGGCCATTTCTTTGTGCAAAAGAATTGTAAGCTGTTTTTCGTACAGCTGGAAGAAAAGGAGACATCTTGCTGAAGTCCAGATTCAGCTGGGTCTGCCAAGTCACCAACTCATAACAGAGTCTGCCACACGCTGGGGATCCAGGCAGCAGATGATAGAGAGAGTCCTGGAGCAGGAAGGAGCACTGGCCAAAGTCCTGTCTAATGACAAAAAGACCAGGCACCTTGTCCCTACCTGGCAGGACTTAGAGGTCCTAGAAACAGTCCAAAAGGTCCTGAAACCTCTCCAGGAATTTACTGATGCTTTATCAGGTGAGGAGTACGTCACTCTATCATATGTGAAACCTGTGCTGCACCTTTTTAACGAAAGTCTCCTGGCATGTGAAGAGGGTGATAGCGAGCTTTGTAAATCGATCAAGACCAGCATTGTTGAGTACCTCAACAGCAAATATTCTGACCCAGCCACTACTGACCTTTTGGAGATGGCTTCATTTGTAGATCCCCGGTTCAGGGCCACCTACATCCCAAGTGAAAAAGTCGATGCATTGAAGCACAGAGCTGTCTTGGAGGTGGAGACGCTACTGGCTGATCAGAGCAGCTGTCAACCGCCTTGCCTATGTGTGCCCACTGTGCCTGAGCCTGCAGATGGAGAAGCAGCAGTATCACCAAAAGCTAAGAGACTGGCAAGCTTCTTCAAGAAGCGCACAGCCACCACCACTGCACCAACCAAGAGGGAGGCTATTGaaaatgaactgtcaagttactTGCAGTCCGCAAGTGTGGAGAGTGACACTGATCCTCTCAAGTGGTGGAAGGATCATGAagttttctttccatctctgaGCCACCTGGCAAAAAAGTATCTCTTGGTACCAGCTACCAGTTCACCCTCCGAAAGGGTTTTCAGCTGTAGTGGCAATATCGTGACCTGCCACAGAGCATCTCTGAAGCCGGATGCTGTTGACAGGCTGGTGTTTCTCGCACAAAATCTTTAA